The following coding sequences lie in one Mycobacteriales bacterium genomic window:
- a CDS encoding S26 family signal peptidase, with amino-acid sequence MVFPITRVAVAGRSMLPALVPGDFLLVWRWPRPRPRVGALVVVDLPDRPLGVKRLVRWTADGAAWVEGDNPLESTDSRVFGPVAAQALRGRVLCRYWPLVRSRR; translated from the coding sequence ATGGTCTTCCCGATCACCCGGGTCGCGGTGGCCGGCCGGTCGATGCTGCCGGCCCTCGTGCCCGGCGATTTCCTGCTCGTCTGGCGCTGGCCGCGGCCGCGGCCCCGAGTGGGGGCGCTGGTCGTCGTCGACCTGCCCGATCGGCCGCTCGGCGTCAAGCGGCTGGTGCGCTGGACGGCCGACGGCGCCGCCTGGGTCGAGGGGGACAACCCGCTCGAGAGCACCGACAGCCGGGTCTTCGGCCCGGTGGCCGCGCAGGCGCTGCGCGGCCGGGTGCTGTGCCGCTACTGGCCGCTCGTGCGCAGCCGGCGGTAG